One Bacillota bacterium genomic window carries:
- a CDS encoding carbohydrate ABC transporter permease yields the protein HPLIYINSADKWTLTLALNGFTSPLEPGEPVTHLLMAASVVVALPPIAVFFAAQRHFIEGVVVSGLKG from the coding sequence TGCACCCGCTCATCTATATCAACTCCGCCGACAAGTGGACGCTCACCCTGGCTCTCAACGGCTTCACATCACCCCTCGAACCCGGGGAGCCGGTGACCCACCTGCTGATGGCTGCGTCGGTCGTGGTGGCGCTGCCGCCCATTGCCGTCTTCTTCGCGGCGCAGCGACACTTCATCGAAGGCGTGGTGGTGTCGGGACTCAAGGGGTAG